The Brassica napus cultivar Da-Ae chromosome C7, Da-Ae, whole genome shotgun sequence genomic interval ATTATAAGTCATAACTCACGGAACCATTTTACACATGACTTACACTACATCACACAAGCTAAATGTTATAGAAGTTTGTTACATTTTTTGGATTATGCGAAAACGAGTAACGAAAGAAAGCGATGTCCAACAAGTTAGTGGGATGATAATCAAAATAGCGCACATATCATGAGTAGTGCGACTCTTTACTGTAGAAGCCTTAGAAAAGATATCACGAGTTACCGACATCTTAGTTCTCACCCTAGAATTGGATTCTCACATGTCCAAAGAGAGACTCTTGTCACGGAAACATAATTTTATCTCATTTTTAGATTCTCATCACGTTGTAATAGTGATACGTGTCTAATGCGTGTGTCGTGTGAGTGTGTTATGTGAGTGGGTGCTTATATAAAGTCTTAATCTGAGTGAGAACATAGAGAAAgagttaaaacaaatatatcttGAGGAAAATGAAAGGTGATTTTCTCACATTGGCTCTTATATCTTTACTATTGGCTATCTCATTTGTTCATGGAGGAGGAGAGTCTGGAACCCCTGCTTATTCGGCGGTCAGCCAGAATAGTCCGACCGGAGGGTCTAGCGGTGCAAGTGGTTCGGCTCATGGACCTAATTGGGAATATGATTGGGGATGGGGATCAACACCAGAAGGTGGTTATGGCTATGGTTCAGGTTCAGGTTCAGGTTCAACACCTGATGGAGGAAAAGGGaccgggtttgggtttggttctGGTTCAGGAGCTGGGGTTGGGTTTGtctcaggaggaggaggagccacAGGCGGTGGCTCTGGCCATGGTAGTGGGACCGGACAAGCAAATGAAGGTGGTGGCTCAGGGGGTGGAAATGGTGCAGCTTCTCCAGGTCGTAGAGAAAGGAGCCAACACCGTTAAGCATTTCGTGTTACCTCTTTAACACATCTATAAATAAGACtggaaaagaaaactaaaagtaTTATTATTGTATTGTATGAATACTACaagcttgatgcataaataagGATCAAACGAATAATTAAAACAGTTGGGCGTTTCCTCTGTACTACGTATTATAGCTAAACCTGATGTATCTGTTGTTTTCTATGCAAAATGTAGTGTGTTAATATTTGATTTAGTAATGATCATATGCGAATATGCAAAAGGCATAGAACTAAGAAACTTATAGTTTTCTTATTTCTtctattttgattttctttttaattgtgATTGTATTCTATATAAATGAATTAACTAGCTATGTCACATATCTTGAATTAAAGAACAATATATGGTTGATTCTAAACCGCTAGTGTTTGTCTATTCTGTGGCTAAGGGTCAAAGTAACACAAAGCTTTTGTCCCCAATATAAGTTTTTTCTTGAACAATaaactgtttttatttatttacatattagtTTATCGATATGAGATATCCATAAGTCCAATGTACATGATAAGGACGACGataaacatataatttaattatccACCGAGTTGATTGGAATATCGAATTGAATATGAAATTTGTATTTATCGAACTTCAATAATTAAATTGTTTAGAAAAATATCCTAACCAATCACGTCATTATATAGTCTCGATAACTTTCCCTCTAAATTAGTCTCGACACTACAACTTGAATCATCGCCAACATCAAAATTGTCCAATACTCCAAGGTCATCTTTCCCTGTAGgaataacaaaacatattattacatatttttattattatctattctattaaaacatctGTTTTGACCCATTGATAAAAGTTGGATCCAAGAactatttcttttatctttatcattatttaaaatattatttattatgttttatgtcATTAGACCTAAAAAGgacgggtcagaatctagttacAAATTTAATTCCCTCAAAGCCATAGAATAGTGATTGTACCTTAGTGGCATAAGATGAATATGTGACAGATTCTGAATTCGCAGTGGTCGTCGACATCGTAGAAAATCCCAAGTTGTAAGCCAATGATCCATCGGGTCGAAATATTCCATAATTTTTCTCAGAAGTAGGACCCGGTTTCATATCCTCATTGAACAAGGCGAATATATAAACATCTAACCTTGAATTCCGTCTCGCCGGAGTACCTTCTCCGGCGAATTGTCTCATCATAAGATTCCTATTATAAGTGGCAGCATTCGTAGGAGACGCTCCAACCTCTCCAGCATCTCCTTTTGAAGGCCACCCTGTTTCCGCAACCCTAACTTCTATGTTACGGTACCCTAGTTTCGCAGCAGCGAAAGCAACCGCATCGACTTGAGCATACATCATGTTGTCGTAATGTAGTCTTGTGTTGGGATCGGTCATACCGATGTTTCGGTTGAATAGAACATAGTCGATGGGGATTTTGTTTGGGTTGTCTTTGTAGGCAAAGTAAGGGTAAGCATTTACCCAAAAGGGAGATCTCGTGGCTTCCAGGAACTGTAGAAGTTGTTGCATCACGGAGGAAACCTCTGGCTTGAAACTTCCGGCTGATGGAGGATAAGATTCGGCTAGGACGGCAAGAGAGCTTGGAGACGAGACTTCAATGTATCTATCTAAACCTAGTTGGACCAAGGCTTTGTGGATGTTAATTATCGCCGGCATCATGTATCTAtttcaaaaaggaaaaaaagaaaagaaaaagagaagaagcaaAGTTAGCATTATTGGACTAAAACTATTTCACCTACTTGAATAGATCAACAATATAGATAGTCTTTTTGAACTAACAATATAGATAGTTTTGTAAGTATACAATTTTTGTTGCTTctctaaaaacatataaatagtaactcctgttgtattatataaactcAAGTGTGAATCTAAGTTGTTTTGTAAACAGTGTGAAGATAATGTGtgaatataagttttttttttt includes:
- the LOC106409392 gene encoding glycine-rich cell wall structural protein 2-like, encoding MKGDFLTLALISLLLAISFVHGGGESGTPAYSAVSQNSPTGGSSGASGSAHGPNWEYDWGWGSTPEGGYGYGSGSGSGSTPDGGKGTGFGFGSGSGAGVGFVSGGGGATGGGSGHGSGTGQANEGGGSGGGNGAASPGRRERSQHR
- the LOC106409145 gene encoding glucan endo-1,3-beta-glucosidase 14; the protein is MTSRTVARLPNLINVFLLLSLVFSGNILQKATSLGINYGQVGNNLPSPDKVINLLRSLRITKTRIYDTNPQILTSFANSNIEIIVTIENQVLTLLQDPQQALQWVDSHIKPYIPATRITGIMVGNELFTDEDSSLIGYMMPAIINIHKALVQLGLDRYIEVSSPSSLAVLAESYPPSAGSFKPEVSSVMQQLLQFLEATRSPFWVNAYPYFAYKDNPNKIPIDYVLFNRNIGMTDPNTRLHYDNMMYAQVDAVAFAAAKLGYRNIEVRVAETGWPSKGDAGEVGASPTNAATYNRNLMMRQFAGEGTPARRNSRLDVYIFALFNEDMKPGPTSEKNYGIFRPDGSLAYNLGFSTMSTTTANSESVTYSSYATKGKMTLEYWTILMLAMIQVVVSRLI